The Microbacterium sp. SORGH_AS_0428 genome contains the following window.
AGAACACGATCGTCATCGACTGCGACGTACTGCAGGCCGACGGTGGCACGCGCACCGCGGCGATCACCGGCGCCTACGTCGCCCTCGCCGACGCGATCGAGTGGGGCCGTCGCAAGAAGTTCATCGGGCAGAAGGCTCAGGTGCTCTTCGACTCCGTCTCAGCCGTCTCGGTCGGCATCATCGACGGTGAGCCCATGCTCGACCTCGCGTACGTCGAAGACGTGCGCGCCGAGACCGACATGAACGTCGTCGTGACCGGTCGCGGTCTGTTCGTCGAGGTTCAGGGCACCGCCGAGGGGGCGCCGTTCGACAAGCGAGAGCTCGACGCCCTGCTGGAGCTGGCGGTCGCCGGATGCGGCGAGCTGGGTCAGGCGCAGGCGGCGGCGCTCGCGGCGGGAGACGAGGCGTGACCGACCGCGTGGTGCTCGCCACGCAC
Protein-coding sequences here:
- the rph gene encoding ribonuclease PH, which encodes MTDITRADGRTVSQLRPVTIERGWSSQAEGSALISFGNTKVLCTASFTNGVPRWLTGKGKGWITAEYAMLPRATNDRNDRESVKGKIGGRTHEISRLIGRALRAVVDTKALGENTIVIDCDVLQADGGTRTAAITGAYVALADAIEWGRRKKFIGQKAQVLFDSVSAVSVGIIDGEPMLDLAYVEDVRAETDMNVVVTGRGLFVEVQGTAEGAPFDKRELDALLELAVAGCGELGQAQAAALAAGDEA